A region from the Sulfitobacter sp. D7 genome encodes:
- a CDS encoding DUF892 family protein, whose product MTMNNLKDVYTDQLQDLYSACKQSLEATNALGRAAEDKELSETLIDGSNGIAKGMDVLKSICAKHDLDPDAEHCHGMEGLVKEAHKHVLEEDFGDNDARDAMIITQYQRMVHYALAGYGCVVAFANRLGEDEDGAQLQEQLNHTYDGDRRMTEIATKGGVNADAA is encoded by the coding sequence ATGACTATGAACAATCTCAAAGACGTCTACACCGACCAACTGCAAGACCTCTACTCTGCCTGCAAGCAGTCGCTTGAAGCGACCAACGCACTGGGTCGTGCGGCGGAGGACAAAGAACTGTCGGAAACGCTGATCGATGGCAGCAACGGAATCGCCAAGGGGATGGATGTGCTGAAGTCCATCTGCGCGAAACATGACCTCGACCCCGACGCAGAGCACTGCCACGGCATGGAGGGCCTTGTGAAAGAGGCGCATAAACATGTGCTGGAAGAAGACTTTGGCGACAACGATGCCCGCGATGCGATGATCATCACACAGTATCAGCGCATGGTGCATTACGCATTGGCCGGATACGGCTGCGTTGTGGCCTTCGCCAATCGCTTGGGCGAGGACGAAGACGGCGCGCAGCTGCAAGAGCAGCTTAATCACACCTATGACGGCGACCGCCGCATGACAGAGATCGCGACCAAGGGCGGTGTGAACGCAGACGCCGCGTAA
- the tuf gene encoding elongation factor Tu, with protein MAKAKFERNKPHVNIGTIGHVDHGKTTLTAAITKYFGDFQAYDQIDGAPEEKARGITISTAHVEYETEARHYAHVDCPGHADYVKNMITGAAQMDGAILVVNAADGPMPQTREHILLGRQVGIPAMVVFMNKVDQVDDEELLELVEMEIRELLSSYDYPGDDIPVVPGSALAAMEGRDENIGENAIRKLMEEVDNYIPTPERAVDQPFLMPVEDVFSISGRGTVVTGRVERGVINVGDEIEIVGIRDTKKTTCTGVEMFRKLLDRGEAGDNIGALLRGVERDGVERGQVLCKPGSVNPHTKFEAEAYILTKEEGGRHTPFFANYRPQFYFRTTDVTGTVQLAEGTEMVMPGDNVSFGVELIAPIAMENGLRFAIREGGRTVGAGVVSKITE; from the coding sequence ATGGCAAAGGCAAAGTTTGAACGTAACAAGCCACACGTCAACATCGGCACAATCGGCCACGTTGACCACGGTAAAACCACGCTGACCGCGGCGATCACCAAATACTTCGGTGACTTCCAAGCGTACGACCAGATCGACGGCGCGCCCGAAGAGAAGGCCCGCGGCATCACCATCTCGACCGCACACGTCGAGTATGAGACCGAAGCACGTCACTACGCCCACGTCGACTGCCCCGGCCACGCTGACTATGTGAAAAACATGATCACCGGTGCCGCTCAGATGGACGGCGCTATCTTGGTTGTGAACGCGGCCGACGGCCCGATGCCCCAGACCCGCGAGCACATCCTGCTCGGCCGTCAGGTTGGCATCCCCGCCATGGTCGTCTTCATGAACAAAGTTGACCAGGTCGACGACGAAGAGCTGCTTGAGCTGGTTGAGATGGAAATCCGCGAGCTGCTGTCTTCCTACGACTACCCCGGCGACGACATCCCCGTTGTGCCTGGTTCCGCTCTGGCGGCGATGGAAGGCCGTGACGAAAACATCGGCGAAAATGCAATCCGCAAGCTGATGGAAGAAGTCGACAACTACATCCCGACACCAGAGCGTGCTGTTGACCAGCCGTTCCTGATGCCCGTCGAAGACGTGTTCTCGATCTCTGGTCGTGGTACCGTTGTGACCGGCCGTGTTGAGCGTGGCGTGATCAACGTTGGCGACGAGATTGAAATCGTCGGCATCCGCGACACCAAGAAAACCACCTGCACCGGTGTGGAAATGTTCCGCAAGCTGCTGGACCGTGGTGAAGCTGGCGACAACATCGGCGCGCTGCTGCGTGGCGTTGAGCGTGACGGCGTTGAGCGCGGTCAGGTTCTCTGCAAGCCCGGTTCCGTGAACCCGCACACCAAGTTCGAAGCCGAAGCCTACATCCTCACCAAAGAGGAAGGTGGCCGTCACACGCCGTTCTTCGCGAACTACCGTCCGCAGTTCTACTTCCGTACAACTGACGTGACCGGCACCGTTCAGCTGGCAGAAGGCACCGAGATGGTCATGCCCGGCGACAACGTGTCCTTCGGCGTTGAGCTGATTGCACCGATCGCCATGGAAAACGGCCTGCGCTTCGCGATCCGCGAAGGTGGCCGTACGGTTGGCGCCGGCGTTGTTTCCAAAATCACTGAGTGA
- a CDS encoding cytochrome P450 — MTQPSPLPVRVPLVTEPVGMLGSLQMARRNVLSIIPKIATTQPMVSGKTGKRWHMVMDPGAIREILLDRLEDYPKSDVTKNLLRPAIGESLFIAEGAHWRWQRRAAAPVFSQRNVRNLAPVMSAAADRSAKRIAAAGPRAVNMLDEMVTTTFEVIGDVTFSGDGTFDRDKVHGAIDDYIAEAGKISLFDILGLPDWLPRPGRMMSGQALKQMKAMADQAIEARVARGHDGTPDLLDLLLEGEDPKTKRRMNTGELRDNLLTFIVAGHETTALTLAWSMYLMGFDPEMQARASAEVRDVLQGRACTGDDVDKLPLVRMIIDEALRLYPAAGIISRTAQKHDRLCDREIRPGDTVMIPIYALGRNELLWDDPDAFRPERFADRKAIDRYTYLPFGDGPRICIGASFALQEAVIILATLLGRFKFTPVPGKDPEPVMILTLRPEGGVWMTAEPLD, encoded by the coding sequence ATGACCCAACCATCCCCCCTGCCCGTGCGCGTACCGCTGGTGACCGAGCCTGTGGGAATGCTCGGCAGTTTGCAGATGGCGCGGCGCAACGTGCTGAGCATCATCCCCAAGATCGCCACCACCCAGCCCATGGTTTCGGGCAAGACCGGCAAGCGCTGGCATATGGTGATGGATCCGGGTGCTATCCGGGAAATCCTGCTCGACCGGCTGGAGGACTACCCGAAGTCCGATGTCACCAAGAACCTGCTGCGCCCGGCCATCGGGGAATCGCTCTTTATCGCAGAAGGGGCGCATTGGCGCTGGCAGCGCCGGGCGGCGGCCCCTGTCTTCTCACAGCGCAACGTGCGCAACCTTGCCCCGGTGATGAGCGCCGCCGCTGACCGCTCGGCCAAGCGCATCGCCGCTGCTGGGCCGCGCGCGGTCAACATGCTCGATGAGATGGTGACGACGACTTTCGAGGTGATCGGCGACGTGACCTTCTCAGGCGATGGCACCTTTGACCGCGACAAGGTGCATGGCGCCATCGACGACTATATCGCCGAGGCGGGCAAGATCAGCCTCTTCGATATCCTCGGCCTGCCCGATTGGCTGCCGCGTCCGGGGCGGATGATGTCCGGTCAGGCGCTGAAGCAGATGAAGGCGATGGCCGATCAGGCGATCGAAGCGCGGGTGGCGCGCGGCCATGACGGCACGCCCGATCTGCTGGACCTGCTGTTGGAGGGCGAAGACCCCAAGACCAAGCGCCGGATGAACACCGGAGAGCTACGCGATAACCTCTTGACCTTCATCGTCGCGGGGCATGAGACAACGGCACTGACGCTAGCTTGGTCGATGTACCTCATGGGGTTCGACCCCGAGATGCAGGCGCGCGCTAGCGCAGAGGTGCGCGATGTGCTGCAAGGCCGTGCCTGCACCGGCGACGATGTGGACAAGCTGCCCTTGGTGCGGATGATCATCGACGAGGCGCTGCGGCTCTACCCCGCCGCCGGGATCATTTCGCGCACGGCGCAAAAGCACGACAGGCTCTGCGACCGCGAAATCCGCCCCGGCGACACGGTGATGATCCCGATCTACGCGCTAGGCCGCAATGAACTGCTTTGGGACGATCCCGATGCTTTCCGGCCTGAACGTTTCGCCGACCGCAAGGCGATCGACCGCTATACCTATCTGCCCTTCGGGGACGGACCGCGCATCTGCATCGGGGCGAGCTTTGCGTTGCAGGAGGCTGTAATCATCCTCGCCACCCTGCTGGGGCGGTTCAAGTTCACCCCTGTGCCGGGCAAGGACCCGGAGCCGGTGATGATCCTGACCCTGCGCCCCGAGGGCGGCGTCTGGATGACCGCCGAGCCGCTGGACTGA
- a CDS encoding DNA topoisomerase IV subunit A codes for MSDISTPPELDPNDLSEPLRRALGERYLTYALSTIMHRALPDARDGLKPVHRRILYAMRELRLSSTGGFRKSAKISGDVMGNYHPHGDAAIYDAMARLAQDFNVRYPLVDGQGNFGNIDGDNPAASRYTEARMTAVAEAMLEGLNENAVDFRENYDGTLTEPVVLPAQFPNLLANGSSGIAVGMATNIPPHNIAELCDACIHLIKTPDARDETLLNYVPGPDFPTGGVIVEPPENIANAYRTGRGSFRLRCRWEVEDLGRGAWQIVVTEIPYQVQKSKLIEKIAELIQTKKIPILADVRDESAEDIRMIIEPRSKNVDPNVLMGMLFRNSDLEVRFSLNMNVLIDGQTPKVCSLKEVLRAFLDHRREVLQRRSRHRMDKIDHRLEVLQGLITAFLNLDRVIEIIRYDDDPKAALMYEDWSRAHQDTLSRAMDESAYVSPLAGVDVSKLAVIADAEAEATGVLTESGDTRAIPHSYAGRENGLSDVQAEAILNMRLRSLRRLEEDALVKERDTLMTERAGLEDLLESDDLQWSTIADQLRATKKQFGKDWVIDGIKRGQRLTEFDTAGEVEDVPIEAMIDREPITVVCSQMGWIRAMTGHIDLNRELKFKDGDGPRFIFHAETTDRLLVFGSNGRFYTVSAANLPGGRGMGEPLRLMVDLPNEVQIVSLFIHQPGRKLLVASTAGDGFVVPEDDVVAQTRSGKQVLNVRGEGVSALVCHPVSGDSVATVGENRKVLVFGLDELPEMGRGKGVRLQKYKDGGLSDATTFTREAGLSWQDPAGRTRTEADLAEWTGKRASSGRMAPRGFPRDNKFT; via the coding sequence ATGTCAGACATAAGCACACCCCCAGAACTCGACCCGAATGACCTGTCCGAGCCGCTGCGCCGCGCCTTGGGAGAGCGGTATCTGACCTATGCCTTGAGCACGATCATGCACCGGGCGCTGCCGGATGCGCGCGATGGGTTGAAACCGGTGCACCGCCGCATCCTTTATGCCATGCGCGAGTTGCGGCTGTCCTCGACGGGCGGCTTCCGTAAATCGGCGAAGATTTCGGGCGACGTGATGGGGAACTATCACCCGCATGGCGATGCCGCGATCTATGACGCGATGGCGCGTCTGGCGCAGGATTTCAACGTGCGCTATCCGCTGGTCGACGGGCAGGGCAACTTTGGCAACATCGACGGCGATAACCCTGCGGCCTCGCGCTATACCGAGGCGCGGATGACCGCCGTGGCCGAAGCCATGCTGGAAGGGCTGAACGAGAACGCGGTTGATTTCCGTGAGAATTACGATGGCACGCTGACCGAACCGGTGGTGCTGCCCGCGCAGTTTCCGAATCTGCTGGCCAATGGCTCTTCGGGCATCGCCGTGGGCATGGCCACGAACATTCCGCCGCATAACATTGCCGAGCTGTGTGACGCCTGTATTCACCTGATCAAGACGCCCGACGCCCGCGACGAGACGTTGTTGAACTACGTCCCCGGCCCGGATTTCCCCACCGGTGGCGTGATCGTCGAGCCGCCTGAGAATATCGCCAATGCCTACCGCACGGGCCGCGGCTCTTTCCGGCTGCGTTGTCGTTGGGAAGTTGAGGACCTTGGCCGGGGCGCTTGGCAGATTGTCGTTACCGAGATTCCCTATCAGGTTCAGAAATCCAAGCTGATCGAAAAGATCGCCGAACTGATCCAGACCAAGAAGATCCCGATTCTTGCCGATGTCCGCGACGAATCCGCCGAAGACATCCGCATGATTATCGAGCCGCGCTCGAAGAACGTCGATCCGAACGTGCTGATGGGGATGCTGTTCCGCAACTCGGACCTTGAGGTGCGCTTCTCGCTCAACATGAACGTGTTGATCGATGGCCAAACGCCCAAGGTCTGCTCGCTCAAGGAAGTGTTGCGCGCTTTCCTTGACCACCGGCGCGAGGTGCTGCAACGCCGCTCGCGGCACCGGATGGACAAGATCGACCACCGGCTTGAGGTGCTGCAGGGCCTGATCACGGCCTTTCTGAACCTTGACCGGGTGATCGAGATCATCCGCTACGACGACGACCCCAAAGCCGCCTTGATGTACGAGGATTGGAGCCGTGCGCATCAGGATACGCTGAGCCGCGCGATGGACGAATCCGCCTATGTCTCGCCCTTGGCGGGGGTCGATGTGTCGAAACTGGCGGTCATCGCGGATGCCGAGGCCGAAGCCACCGGCGTGCTGACTGAGAGCGGTGACACCCGCGCCATCCCGCACAGCTATGCAGGCCGCGAGAATGGCCTGTCGGATGTGCAGGCCGAGGCGATCCTCAACATGCGCCTGCGGTCCTTGCGGCGTTTGGAAGAAGACGCGCTGGTGAAAGAGCGTGACACGCTGATGACCGAACGCGCGGGTCTCGAAGACCTGCTGGAAAGCGACGACCTGCAATGGTCCACCATCGCTGACCAGCTGCGCGCGACGAAAAAGCAGTTCGGCAAGGACTGGGTGATCGACGGCATCAAGCGCGGCCAGCGCCTGACCGAATTCGACACCGCCGGAGAGGTTGAGGATGTCCCGATTGAGGCGATGATCGACCGTGAGCCGATCACCGTGGTCTGCAGCCAGATGGGCTGGATCCGCGCCATGACCGGCCATATCGATCTGAACCGCGAGTTGAAGTTCAAAGACGGCGACGGCCCGCGCTTTATCTTCCATGCCGAAACGACGGACCGGTTGCTGGTCTTCGGCTCGAACGGGCGTTTCTACACCGTCTCCGCCGCCAACCTGCCCGGCGGGCGCGGCATGGGCGAGCCTTTGCGTCTGATGGTTGATCTGCCTAACGAAGTGCAGATCGTGTCACTCTTTATCCACCAGCCGGGGCGCAAGCTGTTGGTTGCCTCAACGGCAGGCGACGGTTTCGTGGTGCCCGAGGATGACGTCGTGGCCCAGACCCGCAGCGGCAAACAGGTGCTCAACGTGCGTGGCGAAGGCGTCTCGGCGCTGGTCTGTCATCCGGTGTCGGGTGATAGCGTCGCCACCGTGGGCGAGAACCGCAAGGTGCTGGTCTTTGGCCTTGATGAATTGCCCGAGATGGGCCGGGGCAAGGGCGTGCGCCTGCAGAAGTACAAGGATGGCGGCCTGTCGGACGCCACGACCTTCACGCGGGAAGCGGGCCTCAGCTGGCAAGACCCGGCGGGCCGGACACGTACCGAGGCCGATCTGGCAGAATGGACCGGCAAGCGCGCAAGCTCGGGCCGGATGGCGCCGCGCGGCTTCCCGCGCGACAACAAGTTCACGTGA
- a CDS encoding SH3 domain-containing protein, with translation MKRFIFLTFGFMGWAFYEMSGGADFVPAGPQMASSETAASALIASAEAGTSSSKLVTAAAANAARKAESPITPFAERAPARDVTATRVALNLTTLSDLPQANDAMVQKAVATPADRAGAKVVKAVSTSTPKVEKAAYSTTSANAPVVIPSLINATDNGTTYVSTTQADIRKVNGTRVNVRGGPGTNFGVVGKLGKGDAVEVVEDNGAGWVRFRSVDGTASGWMADFLLNNG, from the coding sequence ATGAAACGGTTCATCTTTTTGACATTTGGTTTCATGGGCTGGGCATTCTACGAGATGAGCGGCGGGGCGGATTTCGTGCCAGCAGGCCCGCAGATGGCCAGCTCTGAGACGGCAGCATCGGCGCTGATCGCCAGCGCAGAAGCCGGCACATCCTCGTCCAAGCTTGTCACCGCCGCCGCGGCAAATGCAGCCCGCAAGGCCGAAAGCCCCATCACCCCCTTCGCCGAGCGCGCACCGGCACGGGATGTGACTGCGACCCGCGTGGCGCTGAACCTTACAACACTCAGCGACTTGCCGCAGGCCAATGACGCGATGGTGCAAAAGGCCGTGGCCACCCCCGCGGACCGCGCTGGCGCGAAAGTCGTCAAAGCTGTCAGCACCAGCACCCCCAAAGTGGAAAAGGCCGCCTATTCGACCACAAGCGCCAATGCGCCAGTCGTCATTCCAAGCCTGATCAACGCCACCGACAACGGCACGACCTATGTCAGCACTACGCAGGCCGACATTCGCAAAGTGAATGGCACCCGCGTCAATGTCCGCGGTGGGCCGGGCACCAATTTCGGTGTGGTCGGGAAACTGGGCAAAGGTGACGCCGTAGAGGTGGTCGAAGACAACGGTGCCGGTTGGGTGCGCTTTCGCAGCGTCGACGGCACGGCATCCGGTTGGATGGCCGACTTCCTGCTCAACAACGGCTAA
- a CDS encoding SDR family NAD(P)-dependent oxidoreductase: MTATRSILITGCSSGIGYAAAHGMRARGWRVFAACRQQADCDRLSAEGFDAPRLDYTDEASIQSALAQVLEQTGGTLDAVFNNGAHATPGLVEDLPTDALREIFEANFFGWHSLTRAVIPVMRNQGHGRIVQCSSVLGMVAMPWRGAYNSTKFALEGLTDTLRLEMRGTGVELILIEPGPVTSKLRTKAIPRFERWIDWKNSPRAAEYEATMRPRLYDDSGKKDRFELPPEAVVEKLAHAVESPRPRPRYFVTTPTHIAGVLRRILPTRALDWVTSR; the protein is encoded by the coding sequence ATGACTGCGACCCGTTCCATCCTCATCACCGGTTGTTCCAGCGGCATCGGCTATGCCGCCGCCCATGGCATGCGCGCCCGCGGCTGGCGCGTCTTTGCCGCCTGCCGCCAACAAGCGGATTGTGACCGGCTGAGCGCCGAAGGGTTCGACGCGCCCCGTCTCGATTATACCGATGAGGCCAGCATCCAATCGGCCCTCGCCCAAGTACTAGAGCAAACCGGCGGCACCTTGGATGCTGTCTTTAACAACGGTGCCCACGCGACGCCCGGACTGGTCGAAGACCTTCCCACCGATGCGCTGCGCGAGATATTCGAGGCGAATTTCTTTGGCTGGCACAGCCTGACCCGCGCGGTGATCCCGGTGATGCGCAATCAAGGGCATGGGCGGATCGTGCAATGTTCTTCGGTGCTTGGCATGGTGGCGATGCCATGGCGCGGGGCGTATAACTCCACGAAATTCGCGCTGGAGGGGCTGACCGACACCCTGCGGCTTGAAATGCGCGGCACGGGGGTTGAGTTGATCCTGATCGAACCCGGCCCCGTCACCTCAAAGCTGCGGACCAAGGCGATCCCGCGCTTCGAGCGTTGGATCGACTGGAAAAACAGCCCCCGCGCGGCGGAGTATGAGGCCACCATGCGCCCCCGGCTCTATGACGACAGCGGCAAAAAGGACCGTTTCGAACTCCCGCCCGAGGCGGTGGTCGAGAAACTGGCCCATGCCGTCGAATCCCCCCGGCCCCGCCCGCGCTATTTCGTCACAACCCCAACCCATATCGCCGGTGTTTTGCGGCGTATCCTGCCGACGCGGGCGCTGGACTGGGTCACCAGCCGCTGA
- a CDS encoding twin transmembrane helix small protein, which produces MPNDPFFVIVLLSVVAVAVVLLMGLGGFATGGKFNKRNANKLMRWRIIAQFIAVLLILAYVYFRGGTI; this is translated from the coding sequence ATGCCAAATGATCCGTTTTTCGTGATCGTCCTGCTTTCCGTCGTGGCGGTCGCCGTTGTGCTCCTGATGGGGCTGGGCGGCTTTGCCACGGGGGGAAAATTCAACAAACGCAACGCCAACAAACTGATGCGCTGGCGGATCATCGCGCAGTTCATCGCCGTGCTGCTGATCCTCGCCTATGTCTATTTCCGAGGGGGCACGATCTGA
- a CDS encoding cob(I)yrinic acid a,c-diamide adenosyltransferase — MVVLNKIYTRTGDKGTTALGNGERVAKHDARVEAYGTSDELNCFVGVARLEATGATDEALARIQNDLFDLGADLCRPDMEADRDAEYPPLRVTQEQVDRLEREIDVMNSELEPLRSFILPGGRALAAHLHVCRTVARRAERLAVLLSEQTAINPACVTYLNRLSDWFFVAARMANNAGKEDVLWVPGANRA; from the coding sequence ATGGTTGTACTGAACAAGATTTACACCCGCACCGGGGACAAGGGCACGACCGCGCTTGGCAATGGCGAACGTGTCGCCAAACATGACGCGCGGGTCGAGGCCTATGGCACCTCGGATGAGTTGAACTGCTTTGTCGGCGTTGCCCGGCTTGAAGCCACCGGCGCCACGGACGAAGCACTGGCCCGCATCCAGAACGACCTTTTTGATCTGGGCGCCGACCTTTGCCGTCCCGATATGGAGGCCGACCGCGATGCAGAGTACCCGCCCCTGCGGGTCACGCAAGAACAGGTTGACCGGCTTGAACGCGAGATCGACGTGATGAACTCCGAGTTGGAGCCGCTACGGAGCTTCATCCTGCCCGGTGGCCGCGCGCTGGCCGCACATCTGCATGTTTGCCGCACCGTGGCGCGCCGCGCCGAACGGCTGGCGGTTCTGCTGTCAGAGCAAACGGCGATCAACCCGGCCTGTGTCACCTATCTGAACCGTCTCAGCGACTGGTTCTTCGTCGCCGCGCGTATGGCCAATAACGCGGGCAAGGAAGACGTGCTCTGGGTGCCGGGCGCGAACCGCGCATAA
- a CDS encoding electron transfer flavoprotein subunit beta/FixA family protein produces the protein MKVLVPVKRVIDYNVKVRVKADGSGVDLANVKMSMNPFDEIAVEQAIRLKEAGQAEEVVAVSIGVKQAQETLRTALAMGADRAILVVASDDVHKDIEPLAVAKILKAIVDEEQPGLVLCGKQAIDNDMNATGQMLSALMGWSQATFASEIAIEGDKAKVTREVDGGLQTIEVSMPTVVTVDLRLNEPRYASLPNIMKAKKKPLDEKTAEDYGVDVSNRLEIVKTVEPAERAAGIKVGSVDELVAKLKEAGAV, from the coding sequence ATGAAGGTATTGGTGCCTGTCAAACGCGTGATCGACTATAACGTGAAAGTTCGTGTCAAAGCGGACGGATCGGGTGTTGATCTTGCCAATGTGAAAATGTCGATGAACCCCTTCGACGAAATCGCCGTTGAACAAGCGATTCGTCTGAAAGAAGCCGGTCAGGCTGAAGAGGTCGTCGCTGTCTCCATCGGTGTGAAGCAAGCGCAGGAAACGCTGCGTACCGCGCTCGCCATGGGTGCGGATCGCGCGATCCTCGTGGTCGCATCGGACGATGTACACAAGGACATCGAGCCGCTGGCCGTGGCCAAAATCTTGAAAGCGATTGTTGACGAAGAACAGCCGGGCCTCGTGCTCTGCGGCAAACAGGCGATCGACAATGACATGAACGCCACCGGGCAGATGCTCTCGGCGTTGATGGGCTGGTCGCAGGCAACATTCGCCTCGGAAATCGCCATCGAAGGCGACAAGGCAAAAGTCACCCGCGAAGTCGACGGCGGCTTGCAGACCATCGAAGTCTCCATGCCCACAGTCGTCACCGTGGACCTGCGCCTGAACGAGCCGCGCTATGCCTCGCTGCCGAACATCATGAAGGCCAAGAAAAAGCCGCTGGATGAAAAGACCGCCGAAGACTACGGCGTCGATGTCTCCAACCGCTTGGAAATCGTTAAAACCGTTGAGCCTGCCGAACGTGCCGCTGGCATCAAGGTCGGTTCGGTTGACGAGCTTGTGGCGAAACTCAAAGAAGCGGGGGCTGTGTAA
- a CDS encoding electron transfer flavoprotein subunit alpha/FixB family protein has protein sequence MAVLLIAEISDGELSMDATAKAVSAAKKLGDVTILAAGSSAAAAGEAAAKIDGVSKVLVAEDEMLGHRLAEATAALIVSLAGDYDHIVAPATTDAKNIMPRVAALLDVMVISDASGVVDADTFERPIYAGNAVQTVKSNDAKKVITFRTSTFDAAGEGGSASVETISAADNPGLSTWVEDKVAESDRPELTSAGVVVSGGRGVGSEEDFALIEKLADKLGAAVGASRAAVDSGYAPNDWQVGQTGKVVAPDLYIAVGISGAIQHLAGMKDSKIIVAINKDEESPIFQVADYGLVADLFDAVPELIEKL, from the coding sequence ATGGCTGTTCTTCTGATTGCAGAGATTTCCGACGGCGAACTGTCGATGGACGCAACCGCCAAGGCGGTATCAGCGGCCAAGAAACTGGGCGACGTGACCATTCTGGCGGCGGGCAGCTCTGCCGCGGCGGCAGGCGAAGCGGCGGCCAAGATCGATGGCGTCTCCAAGGTGCTGGTCGCCGAAGACGAGATGCTGGGCCACCGTCTGGCCGAAGCCACCGCAGCACTGATCGTGTCGCTGGCTGGTGACTACGACCACATCGTCGCGCCCGCCACCACGGATGCCAAGAACATCATGCCCCGCGTCGCGGCCCTGCTTGATGTCATGGTGATTTCGGATGCTTCGGGCGTTGTCGACGCCGACACATTCGAGCGCCCGATCTATGCGGGCAACGCGGTGCAGACCGTGAAGTCGAACGACGCCAAGAAAGTCATCACCTTCCGCACATCGACCTTCGATGCCGCGGGTGAAGGCGGCTCTGCTTCGGTCGAGACCATCTCGGCTGCCGACAACCCCGGCCTGTCCACATGGGTCGAAGACAAGGTCGCCGAATCGGACCGCCCCGAGCTGACAAGCGCAGGCGTGGTGGTTTCCGGTGGTCGTGGCGTCGGCTCCGAAGAGGACTTCGCCCTGATCGAAAAACTGGCCGACAAACTTGGCGCGGCTGTTGGCGCCTCGCGCGCGGCAGTTGATTCGGGCTATGCCCCGAACGATTGGCAGGTTGGTCAGACTGGTAAAGTTGTGGCTCCTGACCTCTATATTGCGGTCGGCATCTCCGGTGCGATCCAGCACCTTGCGGGGATGAAGGACTCCAAGATCATCGTCGCGATCAACAAAGACGAAGAATCGCCGATCTTCCAAGTTGCCGACTATGGCCTTGTGGCGGACCTTTTCGACGCCGTGCCGGAACTTATCGAAAAGCTGTAA
- a CDS encoding DUF6473 family protein, with translation MTYDTVGPAPLDYLPCRYGTSKLMFRGPRRRLEAPYIAFLGGTETYGKFIEEPFPARVEAEIGKTCVNFGFPNAGIDAFAHDPFVAQAASQADVTVVQVMGAQNMTNRFYSVHRRRNDRFVGASALLQTIYREVDFSQFHFNRHMLTHLMQVSPERFEAVRAELQQAWLARMRLMLGQIQGRTLLLWLADRPPVAEAEQPVGELGHDPLFVTREMLDAVALHATAKIEVVSPKDPFAGPTAGMVVSEFEAQAASEMLGPMAHANAAAALTDALQSMS, from the coding sequence ATGACCTATGACACAGTGGGGCCAGCGCCTCTGGACTATTTGCCATGCCGCTATGGTACCTCAAAGCTGATGTTTCGCGGCCCCCGCCGCAGGCTGGAGGCGCCCTATATCGCCTTTCTCGGCGGGACGGAGACCTATGGCAAATTCATTGAGGAGCCGTTTCCCGCGCGGGTCGAAGCCGAGATCGGCAAAACTTGTGTGAATTTCGGTTTTCCCAACGCGGGGATCGACGCCTTTGCGCATGATCCTTTCGTCGCGCAGGCCGCTTCGCAGGCGGATGTGACGGTGGTTCAGGTCATGGGCGCGCAGAACATGACCAACCGGTTCTATTCGGTCCACCGGCGCCGGAACGACCGGTTTGTCGGGGCTTCCGCGCTGTTGCAGACGATCTACCGCGAGGTCGATTTTTCCCAGTTCCACTTCAACCGCCACATGCTGACCCACCTCATGCAAGTCTCGCCCGAGCGGTTTGAGGCGGTGCGCGCAGAGCTGCAGCAAGCCTGGCTGGCGCGCATGCGTTTGATGCTGGGGCAGATACAGGGGCGCACGCTTTTGCTTTGGTTGGCCGACCGCCCGCCGGTCGCGGAGGCAGAGCAGCCGGTCGGGGAGTTGGGCCATGATCCGCTGTTCGTGACCCGCGAAATGTTGGACGCGGTGGCCCTACATGCCACGGCCAAGATCGAGGTCGTCTCTCCCAAAGACCCCTTTGCCGGGCCGACCGCTGGCATGGTGGTCAGCGAATTCGAGGCGCAGGCCGCGTCGGAAATGCTGGGCCCGATGGCCCATGCCAATGCCGCCGCCGCCCTGACCGATGCGCTGCAAAGCATGTCCTGA